One Balaenoptera ricei isolate mBalRic1 chromosome 16, mBalRic1.hap2, whole genome shotgun sequence genomic window carries:
- the NKX1-2 gene encoding NK1 transcription factor-related protein 2 translates to MLAWQDGGAKAAPSHHKISFSVLDILDPQKFTRAALPAVRPAPREAKKSLAEAEARKDSSRHPARQRQTPDAAGRGAGLASPLEGSEAEEAEEEDVEDVGRRRRRERTARLQEARTRSPEARAAASVAAESSAGGLAGSPGSPGSPRPRRRRSEPSCSKPRRARTAFTYEQLVALENKFRATRYLSVCERLNLALSLSLTETQVKIWFQNRRTKWKKQNPGAEGAAQAGGGAPQPGTSAGAGAGGGGGAGASPGQLGPAAHPFQTFPSYSAANVLFPAAASFPLTAAAARGSFAPFLGPSYLTPFYAPHL, encoded by the exons ATGCTAGCATGGCAGGACGGCGGGGCCAAGGCGGCTCCCTCCCACCACAAGATCTCCTTCTCGGTTCTGGACATCCTGGACCCTCAGAAATTCACCCGCGCTGCGCTCCCAGCCGTGCGCCCTGCTCCCCGGGAAGCCAAGAAAAGTTTGGCAGAGGCCGAAGCAAGGAAGGACTCCAGCCGGCACCCGGCCCGGCAGCGACAGACGCCTG ATGCTGCGGGCCGAGGCGCCGGCTTGGCGTCCCCCCTGGAGGGCTCGGAGgcggaggaggcggaggaggaggacGTAGAGGACgtagggcggcggcggcggcgggagcggACTGCGCGCCTGCAGGAGGCCCGGACGCGCTCCCCCGAGGCCCGGGCCGCGGCATCGGTGGCGGCGGAGAGCAGCGCAGGCGGCCTCGCGGGCTCCCCGGGCTCGCCGGGCTCCCCGCGGCCCCGGCGCCGGCGCTCAGAGCCCAGCTGCTCCAAGCCGCGGCGCGCGCGCACCGCCTTCACCTACGAGCAGCTGGTGGCCTTGGAGAACAAGTTCCGGGCCACGCGCTACCTGTCTGTGTGCGAGCGCCTGAACCTCGCGCTATCGCTTAGCCTCACTGAGACGCAGGTCAAAATTTGGTTCCAGAACCGCAGGACCAAGTGGAAGAAGCAGAACCCCGGCGCCGAAGGCGCGGCGCAGGCGGGAGGTGGCGCGCCCCAGCCTGGGACttcggcgggggcgggggcgggcggcggcggcggcgcgggggcCAGCCCGGGTCAGCTGGGCCCGGCCGCGCATCCTTTCCAGACTTTCCCCTCCTACTCGGCGGCCAACGTCCTCTTCCCGGCCGCCGCCTCCTTCCCGCTGACAGCCGCCGCCGCCAGGGGCTCCTTTGCGCCCTTCCTCGGGCCCTCCTACCTGACCCCTTTCTACGCCCCACATTTATGA